One window of Candidatus Binatia bacterium genomic DNA carries:
- a CDS encoding biotin--[acetyl-CoA-carboxylase] ligase translates to MTTVVATPLDIVRLEALLQGARLGLPLHYRAVTESTNDDAATLAREGAPEGTTVVADAQTRGRGRRGRSWSSPPNLNAYVSVVLRPAIPPERAPQLGIVAGLAALQAIRALLPEAELKWPNDVLVRGRKLCGVLAEMSAASETALDFVIVGIGVNINALVADFPEELRGLATSLRIECGRTIDREEFIAGLLAGLGAEYERFTAEGFAPIRQRWEQVCGTIGKRVEVDTGSTRFAGTVLGLDEGGALRVERMDGGEVEIISGDVYLRESASSVR, encoded by the coding sequence ATGACAACTGTGGTTGCGACGCCGCTCGACATTGTTCGCCTGGAGGCGCTTCTACAAGGAGCGCGTTTGGGGCTGCCGTTGCATTACCGTGCAGTGACCGAGTCCACCAACGACGATGCGGCAACGCTGGCCCGCGAAGGCGCTCCGGAGGGCACCACGGTGGTTGCCGATGCGCAAACGCGCGGACGGGGGCGCCGGGGGCGAAGCTGGAGTTCGCCGCCGAACCTGAATGCGTACGTGTCGGTGGTGCTGCGCCCGGCAATCCCACCCGAACGCGCCCCGCAACTCGGCATCGTTGCCGGACTGGCCGCGTTACAGGCCATTCGCGCACTCTTGCCGGAAGCAGAGCTCAAGTGGCCGAACGATGTCCTCGTGCGCGGACGGAAGCTGTGCGGAGTCCTGGCGGAGATGAGCGCCGCAAGCGAGACGGCGCTCGATTTCGTGATTGTGGGCATCGGGGTGAACATCAATGCGCTGGTGGCAGATTTCCCCGAAGAACTCCGTGGGCTGGCGACAAGCCTTCGCATCGAATGTGGCCGGACGATCGATCGCGAGGAGTTCATTGCCGGTCTGCTCGCTGGCTTGGGAGCGGAGTACGAGCGCTTCACAGCCGAGGGCTTTGCGCCAATCCGGCAGCGCTGGGAGCAGGTGTGCGGCACGATCGGGAAACGGGTCGAAGTCGACACCGGCAGCACGCGATTTGCGGGCACGGTTTTAGGGCTCGACGAGGGCGGCGCCTTGCGCGTCGAGCGGATGGACGGCGGCGAAGTCGAGATCATCAGTGGCGATGTCTATCTGCGGGAATCGGCCTCTTCTGTGCGTTGA
- the nadC gene encoding carboxylating nicotinate-nucleotide diphosphorylase translates to MNLAERWQLRDLMQRELADDWGSGDITSAVTIPPGRSARAEIRAKAHGVLAGVEAVAVAAELVGTVRAELVIVDGARLEPGRVVAVLHGSARELLAIERVTLNVLQHLSGVATLTRRYVDAVAGTRARIVDTRKTLPGLRLLQKYAVRVGGGHNHRFGLSDGILIKNNHISAAGGVRAAVEAARRHGPHTLRVEVECRTLEEVDEALTAGAEAILLDNMDPAGLRRAVERIQGRALTEASGGVNLETVRAIAETGVDLISVGALTHSAPALDLHMILQR, encoded by the coding sequence ATGAACCTTGCCGAGCGCTGGCAGCTTCGAGACTTGATGCAGCGGGAGTTGGCCGACGACTGGGGCAGCGGTGATATCACATCGGCAGTCACGATCCCGCCTGGGCGCAGCGCCCGGGCGGAGATTCGCGCGAAAGCCCACGGCGTGTTGGCCGGCGTCGAGGCAGTCGCCGTTGCGGCCGAGCTGGTCGGCACCGTTCGTGCCGAGCTCGTCATCGTCGATGGTGCACGGCTAGAGCCTGGGCGGGTGGTCGCCGTGCTGCATGGGTCGGCGCGCGAGTTACTGGCGATCGAACGAGTGACGCTCAACGTGCTCCAGCACCTGAGTGGCGTGGCGACGCTGACCCGGCGGTATGTGGACGCAGTTGCTGGCACTCGGGCGCGCATTGTGGATACGCGCAAAACCCTACCCGGTTTGCGCCTGCTGCAGAAGTACGCGGTGCGGGTCGGCGGCGGGCACAACCACCGATTCGGCTTGAGCGATGGCATTTTGATCAAGAACAACCACATCAGTGCTGCGGGAGGGGTGCGCGCCGCTGTGGAAGCCGCGCGCCGGCACGGCCCGCACACCCTACGGGTGGAAGTCGAGTGCCGCACGCTGGAGGAGGTAGACGAAGCACTGACAGCCGGGGCCGAAGCGATTTTGCTGGACAATATGGACCCCGCCGGGCTTCGTCGTGCAGTGGAGCGCATCCAGGGGCGGGCGCTTACCGAGGCCTCGGGCGGGGTGAATTTGGAAACGGTGCGGGCGATTGCAGAAACGGGGGTAGATTTAATTTCCGTGGGTGCCCTCACCCACTCGGCCCCAGCCTTAGATCTCCACATGATTTTGCAGCGATGA
- a CDS encoding type III pantothenate kinase: MSICGNRPLLCVDVGNTHVVLGLFEGGAWVRQWRVKTNPRATADEYAVYLETLLQGVLAGGLEAVAISSVVPPVTATLVRWARDYLQVKAAVLGADDVGRERVRYDDPRQLGTDRLANAMAAHALTGGAAIVVDCGTATKFEFVDERGVYWGGAIAPGLGIASDALFARAARLYRVPLVAPQQILGRNTVHALQVGLLYGHAALVDGMVHRIRRETGVQAPAIATGGFAPLVVPLCRAVDRIVDTLTLDGIRLIFAERKEKNTRSAAS, from the coding sequence ATGTCTATCTGCGGGAATCGGCCTCTTCTGTGCGTTGATGTTGGCAACACCCACGTCGTCCTCGGGCTATTCGAGGGCGGCGCCTGGGTCCGGCAGTGGCGGGTCAAAACCAACCCCCGTGCCACGGCCGACGAATACGCCGTTTACCTCGAAACCCTTTTGCAAGGAGTGCTCGCCGGTGGGTTGGAAGCCGTGGCCATTTCTTCTGTCGTCCCACCGGTCACCGCCACTTTAGTGCGGTGGGCGCGCGACTACTTGCAAGTAAAGGCGGCGGTGCTGGGCGCAGATGACGTTGGCCGGGAGCGGGTGCGTTACGATGATCCTCGTCAACTTGGCACCGACCGCCTGGCGAACGCCATGGCAGCGCATGCGCTCACGGGTGGAGCAGCCATCGTCGTGGATTGCGGCACGGCAACCAAGTTCGAGTTTGTCGACGAACGCGGTGTGTACTGGGGTGGAGCAATTGCTCCGGGTCTCGGGATTGCCAGCGACGCGTTGTTTGCCCGTGCGGCGCGTTTGTACCGCGTGCCGTTGGTCGCACCGCAGCAGATCCTCGGGCGCAATACGGTGCACGCGTTGCAGGTCGGCTTGCTCTATGGCCATGCTGCGCTGGTTGATGGCATGGTCCACCGCATCCGGCGCGAAACCGGTGTGCAAGCGCCGGCCATCGCCACAGGCGGATTTGCGCCGCTGGTGGTGCCCTTGTGCCGGGCTGTCGACCGCATCGTAGACACGTTGACCCTCGACGGGATCCGCTTGATCTTCGCTGAGCGAAAAGAAAAAAACACAAGATCGGCCGCATCATGA